One genomic region from Halorussus rarus encodes:
- a CDS encoding DUF7501 family protein, with amino-acid sequence MSATTTWTDPNDCPFCGSELQNPGAGFIDHIEDNPNCEAGFETWRSNITDDICGGWSG; translated from the coding sequence ATGTCAGCCACGACGACCTGGACCGACCCGAACGACTGCCCGTTCTGCGGGAGCGAACTGCAGAACCCCGGTGCCGGGTTCATCGACCACATCGAGGACAATCCGAACTGCGAGGCCGGCTTCGAGACGTGGCGGAGCAACATCACCGACGACATCTGCGGCGGCTGGTCCGGATAA